In Emys orbicularis isolate rEmyOrb1 chromosome 12, rEmyOrb1.hap1, whole genome shotgun sequence, one genomic interval encodes:
- the LOC135885970 gene encoding olfactory receptor 10A7-like, which translates to MANPEQVNQTVFKELILQGFGNFPELQTLLFLLFLIIYIATVAGNVLIFALLVADQHLHTPMYFFLGNFSCLETCCSSSILPTVLTGLLTGDRTISFSGCLTQYYFFCSIVGTECLLLSVMSYDRYLVICNPLHYTAHMSGRACLQLAGGSWIGGIIGSGISTLSISQLTFCGPNVIDHFFCDFIPLLKFSCNDPHLMETLAVAVILLFSLVPFLLILMSYICIIATILRIPSTTGRQKAFSTCSSHLIVVSIYHGTLLIVYMFPTTDLLSDFKKVLSVIYTVLTRLVNPLIYSLRNKKVQEALRKACRKFKFGPC; encoded by the coding sequence ATGGCGAACCCAGAGCAAGTGAATCAAACGGTTTTCAAGGAATTAATCCTACAAGGATTTGGGAATTTCCCTGAGCTACAaactcttctcttcctgctgtttctcaTCATCTACATCGCAACCGTGGCCGGGAACGTCCTGATCTTTGCGTTActtgtggctgatcagcaccttcacacccccatgtacttcttcctggggaacttctCCTGCCTCGAGActtgctgctcctcctccatccTGCCCACGGTGCTGACtggtctcctgactggggacaggacTATTTCATTTAGTGGCTGCCTCacacaatattatttcttttgttctaTAGTTGGTACAGAATGCCTTCTCCTGTCGGTTATGTCTTACGATCGGTATTTAGTGATTTGCAATCCACTGCACTATACAGCCCACATGAGTGGCAGGGCCTGCCTCCAGCTTGCAGGTGGCTCTTGGATAGGTGGCATCATAGGTAGTGGCATATCAACATTGTCAATATCTCAGTTAACATTCTGTGGCCCTAATGTTATTGATCATTTCTTTTGCGATTTTATCCCCCTTCTAAAATTCTCCTGCAATGACCCTCACCTGATGGAAACGTTGGCTGTTGCAGTCATCTTGCTTTTCTCACTGGTCCCGTTCCTACTTATCTTGATGTCCTACATATGCATCAttgccaccatcctgagaatcccgtccaccactgggaggcaaaaggccttttccacctgctcctcccacctcattgtggtgagcATTTATCATGGAACTCTGCTGATTGTCTATATGTTCCCAACCACCGACCTCCTGAGCGACTTCAAGAAAGTTCTGTCTGTTATCTACACAGTCTTGACACGCCTGgtcaatcccctcatctacagcctgagaaacaaaaaGGTCCAGGAGGCCCTGAGGAAAGCTTGCAGGAAATTCAAGTTTGGACCATGCTAA